One Verrucomicrobiota bacterium JB022 genomic region harbors:
- a CDS encoding BamA/TamA family outer membrane protein: MTRKTPKRWPLLGALALLPTSLAAVEVSVDGTGWLQNLTLKSILKRSLELPQQEHWNANMIEDAMFFLEEQMRQGGYLEPTVHVALFDAEGTKLEDYTWSDELQLSEDTHLPEAQRAEFRIEKGLLFYFDRVAFTGSDVIEPDQARLYFHPAQGLIGSKSDRPYNESILGSGVRNLTAELEAIGYQEANVMIDTVDIDTESGAVSVDLAVEEGPRYWLTQVEDELAEGVSDDFAAGLLRAVQDVDQAYSASRARDYATALRNIFYANGYPGVEISLEPTFSEPENERVDVTLDLVVKPGPRTRLGAIALEGFIDTEEEFVRSNITVEEGQWLNRLALEDSRDRLARLGAFTRMRYRLEPMETDDGEAAQRAVFMAEEVKQQKFSLLLGWGSYEMLRVGFIYQYRNLWGRAHSTTFQALQTFKSSAARWQYAIPETRAFAYNSQFSLYGITREEVSFDREEYGAEAGVYRELEDWDSRYSLVYRLEQLTSRSIDGTEIPGDPDQLSASIAFEWATDQRNSLLSPDSGIRWTFRSEFADEILGAQERYQLWGGTISWQRPITSSWRLRVGFQHEALTSFFGDREASPFNQRMFPGGENSIRGYTEGKAAPRNSEGTFIGAETISLLSTEVQRRFYKNIYMVFFADQLLQGENISSWPGDQYLASAGAGLRMMTPLGPLRFEYGHNLNKRESDPNGAFHFSIGYPF, from the coding sequence ATGACGCGAAAAACCCCGAAACGCTGGCCTTTGTTGGGCGCCCTCGCCTTGTTGCCGACCAGCCTGGCCGCAGTCGAAGTGTCGGTCGACGGCACCGGCTGGCTCCAGAACCTGACGTTGAAGAGCATCCTCAAGCGGAGCCTGGAGCTGCCGCAGCAGGAGCACTGGAACGCCAACATGATCGAGGACGCCATGTTCTTCCTCGAAGAGCAGATGCGGCAGGGCGGCTATCTGGAGCCCACCGTGCATGTGGCGCTTTTCGATGCCGAGGGCACCAAGCTGGAGGACTATACGTGGAGCGATGAGCTGCAACTGAGCGAAGACACGCACCTGCCCGAGGCCCAGCGCGCCGAGTTTCGCATCGAAAAAGGGCTGCTCTTTTATTTTGACCGCGTCGCGTTCACCGGCTCCGACGTGATCGAGCCGGATCAGGCACGCCTGTATTTCCACCCCGCGCAGGGCCTCATCGGTTCCAAGAGCGACCGCCCCTACAACGAGTCGATCCTCGGCAGCGGCGTGCGCAACCTGACGGCGGAGCTGGAGGCGATTGGCTATCAGGAAGCTAACGTGATGATCGACACGGTGGACATCGACACCGAGAGCGGTGCCGTATCGGTCGACCTCGCAGTGGAAGAAGGCCCGCGCTACTGGCTGACGCAGGTCGAAGACGAGCTGGCCGAGGGGGTGAGCGACGATTTCGCCGCCGGGCTCTTGCGAGCAGTGCAGGACGTCGACCAAGCCTACTCCGCCAGCCGTGCGCGCGACTATGCCACTGCGCTGCGCAACATCTTCTACGCCAACGGCTACCCGGGAGTTGAAATCTCGCTGGAGCCCACCTTCTCCGAACCTGAAAACGAGCGGGTGGACGTGACGCTCGACCTGGTGGTGAAGCCTGGCCCACGCACCCGTCTGGGGGCCATCGCACTGGAGGGCTTCATCGACACCGAAGAAGAGTTTGTGCGCAGCAACATCACGGTGGAGGAAGGCCAGTGGCTGAATCGCCTCGCGCTCGAAGATTCGCGCGACCGACTGGCCCGGCTCGGTGCCTTTACCCGCATGCGCTATCGCCTGGAGCCGATGGAGACCGACGACGGCGAGGCAGCCCAGCGTGCGGTCTTCATGGCCGAAGAGGTGAAGCAGCAAAAATTCAGCCTGCTGCTCGGCTGGGGCAGCTATGAGATGTTGCGGGTCGGCTTCATCTACCAATACCGCAATCTCTGGGGGCGCGCGCACAGCACCACTTTTCAGGCGCTTCAGACGTTCAAGAGCTCAGCCGCACGCTGGCAGTATGCGATCCCGGAAACGCGCGCCTTTGCCTACAACTCGCAGTTCAGCCTCTACGGCATCACCCGTGAAGAGGTGTCGTTCGATCGTGAGGAATACGGCGCCGAGGCCGGGGTCTACCGCGAACTGGAAGACTGGGACAGCCGCTACTCCCTCGTCTATCGCCTGGAGCAGCTGACTTCGCGCTCGATCGACGGCACCGAGATCCCGGGCGACCCCGATCAGCTCTCCGCCTCCATCGCCTTCGAGTGGGCCACCGATCAGCGCAACTCTTTGCTCTCGCCCGACAGTGGGATCCGCTGGACCTTCCGCTCCGAGTTTGCAGACGAGATCCTGGGCGCACAAGAGCGCTACCAGCTATGGGGCGGCACCATTTCCTGGCAGCGGCCCATCACCTCTTCGTGGCGGCTGCGCGTGGGCTTCCAGCACGAGGCGCTGACGTCGTTCTTCGGCGACCGCGAGGCCTCACCGTTCAACCAACGTATGTTCCCGGGCGGCGAAAACTCGATCCGCGGCTACACCGAAGGCAAGGCCGCTCCGCGCAACAGCGAGGGCACCTTCATCGGCGCGGAGACGATCAGCCTGCTTTCGACCGAGGTGCAGCGCCGCTTTTACAAGAACATCTACATGGTGTTCTTTGCCGACCAGCTGCTGCAGGGCGAAAACATCTCCAGCTGGCCGGGCGACCAATACCTCGCCAGCGCCGGAGCGGGCCTGCGGATGATGACCCCGCTGGGCCCCCTGCGCTTTGAGTATGGCCACAACCTCAACAAGCGCGAGAGCGACCCCAACGGCGCCTTTCACTTCTCCATCGGGTATCCGTTCTAG